One genomic segment of Chitinophaga sancti includes these proteins:
- the xylA gene encoding xylose isomerase gives MSITIGNKEYFKGIGKIAYEGPQSNNPFAYKWYDENRKIGGKTMKELFRFAVSYWHTFCGTGGDPFGPGTKQFPWLTAPDAVQSAKDKMDAAFEFITKLGLPYYCFHDVDLVDEGANIAEYESRMQAIVAYAKEKQKASGVKLLWGTANVFSNPRYMNGASTNPDFSVVAYAGTQVKNSLDATIALDGENYVFWGGREGYMTLLNTDMKREQDHLAKFLGMARDYARKQGFKGTFFIEPKPCEPTKHQYDYDSATVIGFLRHYGLDKDFKLNIEVNHATLAGHTFQHELQVAVDGGFLGSIDANRGDTQNGWDTDQFPMNLNDLIEAMLVILPAGGFAGGGVNFDAKARRNSTDLEDIFHAHIGGIDSFARAAIVAEKILEQSPYKQFRKDRYASFDSGKGKEFEDGKLTLEDLRSIAIANGEPKMISGRQEWLENIINQYI, from the coding sequence CTTACAAATGGTACGATGAGAACAGAAAGATCGGTGGTAAAACCATGAAGGAACTCTTCCGGTTTGCGGTGTCTTACTGGCACACCTTCTGCGGAACCGGCGGCGACCCATTCGGTCCGGGCACCAAACAATTCCCATGGCTTACAGCGCCAGATGCTGTGCAGAGTGCGAAAGACAAAATGGATGCAGCGTTTGAATTCATTACCAAACTGGGTCTTCCTTACTACTGCTTTCACGATGTAGACCTGGTAGACGAAGGTGCAAACATTGCTGAATACGAAAGCCGCATGCAGGCAATCGTAGCGTATGCAAAAGAAAAACAAAAAGCCAGTGGTGTAAAACTGCTCTGGGGTACTGCGAATGTATTCAGCAATCCCCGGTATATGAACGGTGCCAGTACCAACCCTGACTTTTCTGTAGTTGCATATGCAGGTACACAGGTAAAGAACTCCCTGGATGCGACTATCGCACTGGATGGTGAAAACTATGTATTCTGGGGTGGCCGCGAAGGTTACATGACCCTGCTGAACACTGATATGAAGCGTGAGCAGGACCACCTGGCGAAATTCCTTGGCATGGCGCGTGACTATGCACGCAAACAAGGTTTCAAGGGTACGTTCTTCATCGAGCCTAAACCTTGTGAGCCTACCAAACACCAGTACGATTATGATTCAGCTACTGTGATCGGTTTCCTCCGTCACTATGGTCTGGACAAGGATTTCAAACTGAACATTGAAGTAAACCATGCTACACTGGCAGGTCATACCTTCCAGCATGAGCTGCAGGTGGCCGTTGATGGTGGGTTCCTGGGCAGCATTGATGCGAACCGTGGTGATACACAAAATGGTTGGGATACTGACCAGTTCCCAATGAACCTGAATGACCTGATCGAAGCGATGCTGGTGATTTTACCAGCGGGTGGATTTGCAGGTGGTGGTGTGAACTTCGATGCGAAAGCACGTCGTAACTCTACAGACCTGGAAGACATTTTCCATGCACACATCGGTGGTATCGATTCATTTGCACGCGCAGCGATCGTAGCTGAAAAGATCCTGGAGCAGTCTCCTTACAAACAATTCCGTAAAGACCGTTATGCATCATTTGATAGCGGTAAAGGAAAGGAATTTGAAGATGGTAAACTGACGCTGGAAGATCTGCGCAGCATTGCAATTGCGAATGGCGAGCCAAAGATGATCAGTGGCAGACAGGAATGGTTAGAAAATATCATCAATCAGTATATCTAA
- a CDS encoding aldose 1-epimerase, whose translation MFSIQTYHQSGFDIIALIDGDTGTRAEIIPAHSALLHAFKIPYGENFLNIIDSYESLEDYKVNLPEYYKSAKLSPFACRIPSGTYRWEEQDYTIVKTLSSGNAIHGLLFDVPFEIVSQRADEKGAVLTLRHTYTGNDAGYPFPYDCEVKYHLEPGQQLRISTFILNNADRPIPVMDGWHPYFSTGTPVDELELQFASEQIVEFNAQLIPTGNVLPYDRFLEAQSLAGIPLDNSFVLDFSRHSALATLRDPRKRVLIHFYPEPCYPILQIYIPNHRNSIAIEHLTGAPNAFNNGMGLVTLEPGEERVFSTAITAIAY comes from the coding sequence ATGTTTTCCATTCAAACATATCATCAATCAGGCTTTGATATTATCGCTCTTATCGATGGCGACACTGGTACACGGGCAGAAATCATTCCGGCACACAGCGCATTGCTGCATGCGTTTAAAATACCGTATGGAGAAAATTTCCTGAACATTATCGATAGTTATGAAAGTCTGGAGGATTACAAGGTGAACCTGCCGGAATACTATAAGAGCGCCAAGCTAAGTCCTTTCGCTTGTCGCATTCCTTCCGGCACCTATCGCTGGGAAGAACAGGATTATACTATTGTCAAAACACTCAGTTCCGGCAATGCCATTCATGGTCTGCTCTTCGATGTACCGTTTGAAATAGTGAGCCAGAGAGCTGATGAAAAAGGTGCGGTGCTGACATTGCGCCATACTTATACAGGGAATGATGCAGGATATCCGTTCCCCTATGACTGTGAGGTGAAGTATCACCTGGAACCCGGTCAGCAGCTACGTATCTCAACTTTTATACTGAACAATGCAGACAGGCCTATTCCTGTTATGGACGGTTGGCATCCTTATTTTAGTACAGGTACCCCGGTCGATGAGCTGGAATTGCAATTTGCTTCGGAACAAATAGTAGAATTTAATGCGCAACTGATACCAACCGGCAATGTGTTGCCTTACGACAGGTTCCTGGAAGCCCAAAGTCTGGCAGGCATACCGCTGGACAACAGTTTTGTTTTAGATTTCAGCAGGCATAGCGCCCTGGCCACACTGCGGGATCCGCGGAAACGGGTATTGATCCATTTTTACCCGGAACCATGTTATCCGATCTTACAGATCTATATCCCTAATCACCGCAACAGTATTGCGATTGAGCACCTCACCGGTGCCCCGAATGCCTTTAATAACGGCATGGGGCTGGTGACGCTGGAACCCGGTGAAGAACGGGTATTCAGCACAGCCATCACAGCTATAGCATATTAG
- a CDS encoding CsbD family protein — protein sequence MDTLQIKGAWNEIKGKIKQKYADLTDDDLLYEEGQEDRLIGKIQQKLGKSRDEVIKMLKSV from the coding sequence ATGGATACTTTACAAATAAAAGGTGCCTGGAACGAGATTAAGGGCAAGATTAAACAGAAATACGCAGATCTGACGGACGATGATTTGTTGTATGAAGAAGGACAGGAAGATCGGTTGATCGGTAAAATTCAGCAAAAGCTTGGCAAGAGCAGGGACGAAGTTATTAAAATGCTAAAATCTGTGTAA
- a CDS encoding lmo0937 family membrane protein has protein sequence MGSLLYIIAVILIIGWLLGFFVYSAGGLIHILLVIAIIAILLQVIRGSS, from the coding sequence ATGGGAAGTCTATTATATATTATTGCGGTAATACTTATTATCGGTTGGTTGTTAGGCTTCTTTGTATATTCCGCAGGTGGGTTAATCCACATTCTGTTGGTAATAGCGATTATAGCCATTCTTTTACAGGTAATAAGAGGGTCCAGTTGA
- a CDS encoding carboxypeptidase-like regulatory domain-containing protein — protein MKQLPLLLLLVLCSLLAEKSQAQVTLTGTIIDKENGLVLPYASITNKTTGRRSYSDKGGFYKISAKKGDMVVFAFLGYNPDSLLVSADNGIVTREIHLVVESRQLHGVEVTTKFTPYQLDSINRRDLFGYILDNPNKPLAGGSTPVGAGIVFSPFTRYSRREKQKREFKKIYAKAEKDRYIDSRYTPLFVSRVTTLKGDSLRLFMMENYPDYDTLRMMPTEDLMYWITDKYKAWKK, from the coding sequence ATGAAACAATTGCCCTTATTGCTCCTGCTGGTACTTTGCAGTCTACTGGCAGAAAAGAGCCAGGCACAGGTTACCCTCACCGGTACGATTATAGACAAGGAGAATGGATTAGTACTGCCATACGCAAGTATTACAAACAAGACAACCGGGCGAAGGTCCTATTCTGATAAGGGCGGTTTTTACAAGATTTCAGCGAAGAAGGGAGACATGGTAGTGTTTGCTTTTCTTGGGTACAATCCCGATAGCCTGTTAGTCAGTGCCGACAATGGGATCGTAACGAGGGAGATTCACCTGGTAGTAGAAAGCCGGCAATTGCATGGGGTAGAGGTGACCACGAAATTCACACCTTATCAGCTGGACTCCATCAACAGGCGGGATCTGTTCGGGTATATACTGGATAATCCTAACAAGCCATTGGCAGGTGGTAGTACACCGGTAGGCGCAGGGATCGTGTTTAGTCCATTCACCCGGTATTCAAGAAGGGAGAAACAGAAGCGAGAGTTCAAGAAGATTTATGCCAAGGCTGAAAAGGACAGATACATCGATTCAAGGTATACTCCGTTATTTGTGAGTAGGGTGACCACATTGAAAGGTGATAGCCTGAGACTGTTTATGATGGAGAATTATCCTGACTATGATACGCTGAGAATGATGCCGACAGAGGATCTGATGTATTGGATTACGGATAAGTATAAAGCGTGGAAGAAGTAG
- a CDS encoding S1C family serine protease — translation MNDTNLIRDIERYLEGDMNMQEKTAFEALCQSNPVVNEQLKAHQHITAQLESYGRRLALQEKMDHIHASLDMDMLRNAASPAPARVIPFRRRLLTNVAAAACIALVTSLSTIALIQKANRQKTTAQYEDVRRVLNNIQRSQNALINDINNKKRLPVNPGTYGGTGFAITDNGYVVTNYHVVAGADSIYIQNTKGEAYKATSVFEDISSDLAILKITDSTFRSQPIPYSVKFQKALRGEKVFTLGYPRDEIVYGEGYISAQTGFNGDSAAYQVSIPVNPGNSGAPLMDAKGDVVGIVTGKQTTADGIAFAVKSAQLKRLLEEMPKEKMGKWNHKNRLENLTRVEQIKKLEDFVYMVKVYN, via the coding sequence ATGAATGATACAAATTTAATTCGTGATATTGAACGCTATCTGGAAGGCGACATGAATATGCAGGAAAAAACTGCATTCGAAGCGCTGTGTCAATCCAACCCGGTAGTAAATGAGCAGTTGAAAGCCCATCAGCACATTACGGCACAGCTGGAAAGTTACGGCCGCAGATTGGCGCTACAGGAGAAAATGGATCATATCCATGCCTCCCTCGATATGGACATGCTGCGCAATGCAGCCTCTCCTGCTCCAGCCAGGGTTATCCCTTTCCGCAGAAGGTTGCTTACTAACGTTGCGGCCGCTGCCTGTATCGCCCTCGTTACCTCGCTGAGCACGATCGCACTTATCCAGAAAGCTAACAGGCAAAAAACTACCGCACAATATGAGGATGTAAGACGGGTGCTGAACAATATTCAGCGCTCTCAGAACGCCCTTATCAACGATATTAATAACAAGAAACGGTTACCTGTCAACCCCGGCACTTACGGAGGCACAGGTTTTGCCATTACCGACAATGGGTATGTGGTCACTAACTACCATGTGGTTGCAGGTGCTGATTCTATCTATATCCAGAATACCAAAGGGGAAGCTTACAAAGCTACCAGCGTATTCGAAGACATCTCCAGCGATCTGGCGATCTTAAAGATCACAGATAGCACCTTCAGAAGCCAGCCTATTCCTTATTCTGTAAAATTCCAGAAAGCCCTGCGTGGCGAGAAAGTCTTTACACTGGGTTATCCACGTGACGAGATTGTTTATGGAGAAGGTTATATCAGTGCACAGACTGGTTTCAATGGAGACTCTGCCGCTTACCAGGTTTCTATACCTGTAAACCCAGGCAACAGTGGTGCACCGCTGATGGATGCAAAGGGTGATGTAGTAGGTATTGTAACCGGCAAACAAACAACTGCTGACGGGATTGCTTTCGCAGTGAAATCAGCACAGCTGAAACGCCTGCTGGAAGAAATGCCGAAAGAAAAGATGGGTAAATGGAATCACAAGAATCGCCTTGAGAATCTGACCCGCGTAGAACAGATCAAAAAGCTGGAAGACTTCGTATATATGGTGAAAGTCTACAACTGA
- a CDS encoding RNA polymerase sigma factor: MKHNLNIERDRELLLGLTRNDDKALSTIYVENFPAVLRMVLQHKGSEDDAKDLFQEAMIVLYEKAQTSEFDLYSKLKTYLYAICRHLWLKKLQSGSWQLSLPEELEAVIPADNHMEDHDKKDEQFRIMEQSLGNMGEPCKTILEDYYIRKLSMADIAEKFGYTNAENAKNQKYKCLMRLKKLFFDKYKL, encoded by the coding sequence GTGAAGCATAATCTGAACATAGAAAGGGATCGGGAATTATTACTGGGACTTACCCGGAATGACGATAAAGCGCTGTCTACCATTTACGTGGAAAATTTTCCGGCCGTATTAAGAATGGTTTTACAGCATAAAGGTTCTGAGGATGATGCAAAAGATCTTTTCCAGGAGGCCATGATCGTACTATATGAGAAAGCACAGACAAGCGAATTTGATCTCTATAGTAAACTCAAGACCTATTTATACGCCATCTGCCGCCACCTCTGGCTCAAAAAACTCCAGTCAGGCAGCTGGCAGCTCTCCCTGCCGGAGGAATTGGAAGCAGTAATACCGGCAGACAACCACATGGAAGACCATGATAAAAAGGACGAACAGTTCCGCATCATGGAGCAATCTTTGGGTAACATGGGAGAACCCTGCAAGACCATCCTGGAAGATTATTATATCAGGAAACTCTCCATGGCAGATATAGCAGAGAAATTCGGGTACACAAACGCGGAAAATGCAAAGAATCAGAAGTATAAGTGCCTGATGCGATTGAAGAAACTCTTTTTTGATAAATATAAATTATAG
- a CDS encoding prephenate dehydratase: protein MHIAIQGFEGCFHQIAAQGYYGKDITIECCASFAELIKKVKTQVADAGVMAIENSIAGSILPNYTLLKNSNLHVVGEVYLHIKQHLMALPGTPLDDIREVHSHHMALLQCTDFLDKYPQMKLVETEDTALSAKHVATKKLKTTAAIAGKLAAEIYGLEIIAPNIHTIKNNYTRFLVISPNGVEPAADSNKASVYFQTSHESGSLAKVLTQVASTGINLSKLQSFPMPTKEWNYYFHADFEFEDLATFQKGISKITPLTEHLKVLGIYKKGKTL from the coding sequence ATGCACATCGCAATTCAGGGATTCGAAGGGTGTTTTCACCAAATAGCGGCACAAGGATACTATGGAAAGGATATAACGATCGAATGTTGTGCTTCATTCGCGGAATTGATTAAAAAAGTAAAAACGCAGGTAGCCGATGCAGGTGTGATGGCCATCGAAAACTCGATTGCCGGAAGTATTCTTCCAAACTACACGCTGCTGAAAAACTCGAACCTGCATGTGGTAGGAGAAGTATACCTGCATATCAAACAGCATCTGATGGCGCTACCCGGTACGCCATTGGACGATATCAGGGAAGTACACAGTCATCATATGGCGCTGTTGCAGTGTACTGACTTCCTGGACAAGTATCCGCAAATGAAGCTGGTGGAAACTGAAGATACCGCCCTGAGTGCAAAACATGTGGCTACCAAGAAATTGAAAACCACAGCAGCTATCGCGGGCAAACTGGCAGCTGAAATTTATGGTCTGGAAATCATTGCACCAAACATCCATACCATCAAAAATAACTATACCCGTTTTCTGGTGATCTCTCCAAATGGGGTAGAACCTGCGGCCGATTCCAACAAAGCATCTGTATACTTCCAGACGTCTCACGAATCTGGTAGTCTGGCAAAGGTGCTGACACAGGTAGCAAGTACAGGTATTAACCTGAGCAAACTGCAGTCTTTCCCAATGCCAACCAAAGAGTGGAACTATTATTTCCATGCCGATTTCGAATTCGAAGATCTGGCTACTTTCCAGAAAGGCATCAGCAAAATCACACCGCTGACTGAACATCTGAAAGTGCTCGGTATCTACAAAAAAGGCAAAACATTATAA
- a CDS encoding pyridoxal phosphate-dependent aminotransferase, which yields MNLQVAKRLQQTEEYYFSKKLREIDEMNRAGAKVINLGIGSPDLPPHPSVIEALTDNAHRPDTHAYQGYKGIPALRQAMASWYQRYYSVTLDPEKEVLPLIGSKEGIMHICMTYLQEGDEALVPNPGYPTYRSAVNLSGATVRDYDLEEKNGWLPDLDALAKTDLSKVKLMWVNYPHMPTGARFNTTFAEKLIRFANDHNILICHDNPYSFILNAQPQSLLQTPGAKDVVLELNSLSKSSNMAGWRVGMLVGKQEWINEVLRFKSNMDSGMFQPLQMAAVKALELGPEWYAALNEIYTGRRQKVFELLELLNCTFDRDQVGMFVWAKIPATAKDGFTVTDEILQKAQVFITPGGIFGSNGNGYIRVSLCKDEKVFDEVLQRIRAIK from the coding sequence ATGAACTTACAGGTAGCAAAACGGTTGCAACAAACAGAAGAATACTACTTCTCCAAAAAACTGAGAGAAATAGATGAAATGAACAGGGCTGGTGCCAAAGTGATCAACCTTGGTATTGGTAGTCCTGATCTGCCCCCGCATCCTTCTGTGATCGAGGCATTGACTGACAATGCTCATCGCCCCGATACGCATGCCTATCAAGGGTACAAAGGGATCCCTGCTTTGCGCCAGGCAATGGCCAGCTGGTATCAGCGCTACTACAGCGTGACCCTGGACCCTGAGAAAGAAGTATTGCCACTGATCGGTTCCAAAGAAGGTATTATGCACATATGCATGACCTACCTGCAGGAAGGTGATGAAGCCCTGGTACCCAACCCGGGTTACCCTACCTACCGTTCTGCTGTGAACCTGAGTGGTGCTACCGTAAGAGACTATGACCTGGAAGAAAAAAACGGATGGTTGCCTGATCTCGATGCACTGGCTAAAACTGACCTGAGCAAGGTGAAACTGATGTGGGTAAACTATCCGCATATGCCAACCGGTGCCCGTTTCAACACTACCTTTGCAGAAAAGCTGATCAGATTTGCCAACGATCATAATATCCTCATCTGCCACGACAATCCTTACAGCTTTATCCTGAATGCACAGCCACAAAGCTTATTGCAAACACCAGGGGCGAAGGATGTGGTACTGGAACTGAACTCACTGAGCAAATCATCTAACATGGCCGGATGGCGCGTGGGTATGCTGGTGGGTAAACAGGAGTGGATCAACGAGGTACTGCGTTTCAAAAGTAATATGGATTCCGGTATGTTCCAGCCATTGCAAATGGCCGCTGTAAAAGCACTGGAACTGGGGCCTGAATGGTATGCAGCGCTAAATGAGATCTATACCGGCCGCCGTCAGAAAGTATTTGAACTGCTGGAATTGCTGAACTGTACTTTTGATCGTGACCAGGTAGGTATGTTCGTATGGGCTAAGATACCAGCAACTGCGAAAGACGGATTTACTGTGACGGACGAAATTCTGCAGAAAGCGCAGGTATTTATCACACCGGGTGGTATCTTCGGTAGTAACGGTAACGGATATATAAGGGTGAGCCTTTGTAAAGATGAAAAAGTATTTGACGAAGTGTTGCAACGGATCAGGGCAATTAAATAA
- a CDS encoding prephenate dehydrogenase: MIVTIVGTGLIGGSLAISLRTKSVATHIIGVDHNEDNLKKAQELGIIDEGATLEAAMQRSTVVILAIPVDGLLKVLPAILDNAGPQQVIMDVGSTKEKILALVAGHPHRGRFVAAHPMAGTEYSGPEAAIPNLFTNKTMVLCDVKNSDEDAVEIVEDMVDKLQMRLVYMNAEEHDLHTAYVSHISHITSFALALTVLQKEKEHGRIFELASGGFESTVRLAKSSPDMWVPIFKHNRHNVLDVLDEHIHQLQQMKDLLENEDYDAFYKLIQKSNKIRKILK; encoded by the coding sequence ATGATCGTAACGATAGTTGGTACTGGTTTAATCGGTGGATCTCTGGCCATCAGCCTGAGAACAAAGAGTGTGGCCACCCACATCATCGGTGTGGACCACAACGAAGATAATCTTAAAAAGGCGCAGGAGCTTGGCATCATCGATGAAGGTGCTACCCTGGAAGCAGCCATGCAGCGTTCAACAGTGGTCATACTTGCAATACCTGTAGACGGTTTGCTGAAAGTGTTGCCTGCTATATTGGATAACGCGGGACCACAACAGGTGATCATGGATGTGGGCTCTACAAAAGAAAAAATATTAGCACTCGTTGCCGGTCATCCCCACAGAGGACGCTTTGTAGCTGCCCACCCGATGGCCGGCACGGAGTATTCCGGCCCCGAAGCTGCCATACCGAACCTCTTCACCAACAAGACCATGGTGCTGTGCGATGTGAAAAACAGTGATGAAGACGCCGTGGAAATTGTTGAGGATATGGTAGACAAACTGCAGATGCGTCTCGTATATATGAATGCGGAAGAGCATGACCTGCATACAGCCTACGTATCGCACATCTCTCACATCACCTCCTTTGCACTGGCACTGACCGTACTGCAAAAGGAAAAAGAGCACGGACGGATCTTTGAACTGGCAAGTGGTGGTTTTGAATCAACCGTACGTCTGGCCAAGAGCTCTCCTGATATGTGGGTACCGATCTTTAAGCATAACCGTCATAATGTGCTGGATGTACTGGATGAACATATCCACCAGCTGCAACAGATGAAGGACCTGCTGGAAAATGAAGATTATGACGCTTTTTATAAACTGATCCAGAAATCAAATAAGATCAGAAAGATCTTAAAATAA
- a CDS encoding chorismate mutase has protein sequence MVLADILSNTKFSDPGSDKKPLIISGPCSAETEEQVLETAQRLAKTGKVDVLRAGIWKPRTRPGSFEGIGVQGLPWLQKAKALTGLPVAVEVATRQQVEEALAHDVDILWIGARTTVNPFSVQEVADALKGVDTTVLIKNPINPDLELWVGAVERVRNSGITKIGLIHRGFSSYGNTEYRNAPMWHLPIEMKRRMPELPIVCDPSHIGGRRDILQEIGQEAIDLDYDGLMLESHIDPDKAWSDAKQQVTPERLAEILDGIKWRHERTDVKEFNSALDKLRGQINQIDDEILLLLGNRMKIAEKIGLYKKENNVTILQTNRWNEILERGIAKGDKLGLTKDFILKYFDAVHLESINRQNRVMNEGK, from the coding sequence ATGGTATTAGCAGACATCCTCTCCAACACGAAATTCTCTGATCCGGGCTCAGATAAGAAGCCGTTGATCATTTCCGGCCCTTGCAGCGCTGAAACTGAAGAGCAGGTACTTGAAACCGCACAGCGCCTGGCTAAGACAGGTAAAGTAGATGTACTGCGTGCTGGCATCTGGAAACCACGTACCCGCCCAGGTTCCTTCGAAGGTATTGGTGTACAGGGTCTGCCATGGTTACAGAAAGCAAAAGCCCTGACCGGTTTACCAGTAGCTGTGGAAGTAGCTACCCGTCAGCAGGTGGAAGAAGCCCTGGCACATGATGTAGATATCCTGTGGATTGGTGCACGTACCACTGTGAACCCATTCTCTGTGCAGGAAGTAGCTGATGCGCTGAAAGGTGTGGATACAACTGTATTGATCAAGAACCCAATCAACCCGGACCTGGAACTGTGGGTAGGTGCAGTAGAGCGTGTGCGTAACTCCGGCATTACCAAAATTGGTCTGATCCACCGTGGATTCTCCAGCTATGGCAATACTGAATACCGTAATGCACCGATGTGGCACCTGCCAATCGAAATGAAACGTCGTATGCCAGAACTGCCTATCGTGTGCGATCCTAGTCACATTGGTGGTCGTCGTGACATACTGCAGGAAATCGGTCAGGAAGCAATCGACCTGGATTACGATGGTCTGATGCTGGAATCACATATTGATCCGGACAAAGCATGGAGCGATGCGAAACAACAGGTTACTCCTGAAAGACTGGCAGAAATTTTGGATGGTATCAAGTGGCGCCATGAACGTACCGATGTAAAAGAATTCAACTCTGCACTGGATAAACTGCGTGGTCAGATCAACCAGATTGATGATGAAATTCTGCTGTTGCTGGGCAATCGTATGAAGATTGCTGAGAAGATTGGTCTCTACAAGAAAGAGAACAACGTGACCATCCTGCAAACGAACCGCTGGAATGAAATCCTGGAGCGTGGTATCGCTAAGGGTGACAAACTGGGTCTGACAAAGGATTTCATCCTGAAATACTTCGATGCAGTTCACCTGGAATCAATCAACAGGCAGAACAGAGTAATGAACGAAGGCAAATAA
- the aroB gene encoding 3-dehydroquinate synthase — translation MRTLSYQFQHSATKYYLGESLHQLGNYADPSRTVLVVDDNVDKLHGMKLQGWRKLVIPDGEENKSEEVLEQIIDGLIELEADRKTMLVGIGGGMTTDLTGYAASIYMRGMPVGFVPTTLLAQVDASIGGKNGINHGKHKNMLGTIRQPEFILFDYSLPLTMPDEEWHNGFAEIIKYACIMDAGMFTYLEENRDKAMQKDVAVLEYLVERSVELKTKVVLEDEFEQASRRWLNFGHTLGHAVEKIENIAHGKAVAIGMVAAAKISEKLSTLPVEQTNRLIRLINDYQLPVTLTSNKEEMYDIFKLDKKREKDAINFVLLEQLGSAHTKAVPLATLKQLLEEL, via the coding sequence ATGAGAACATTATCTTACCAGTTCCAGCACAGTGCTACCAAATATTACCTGGGAGAGAGCCTCCACCAGCTGGGCAATTATGCAGATCCATCCCGTACCGTACTGGTTGTGGATGATAATGTGGATAAACTCCACGGAATGAAATTGCAGGGTTGGAGGAAGCTGGTGATTCCGGATGGAGAAGAGAATAAAAGTGAGGAAGTACTCGAACAGATCATTGATGGGCTCATAGAGCTGGAAGCTGACCGCAAGACTATGCTCGTTGGTATAGGCGGTGGCATGACCACAGATTTAACAGGTTATGCCGCCAGCATATATATGCGTGGTATGCCGGTAGGTTTCGTACCTACTACGCTGCTCGCACAGGTAGATGCATCTATCGGTGGCAAGAACGGTATCAACCATGGTAAACATAAGAATATGCTGGGCACCATCCGGCAACCGGAGTTTATCCTGTTTGACTATTCACTGCCACTGACCATGCCTGACGAAGAATGGCATAATGGTTTTGCGGAGATCATTAAGTATGCCTGCATCATGGATGCAGGTATGTTCACTTACCTCGAAGAAAACCGGGATAAGGCCATGCAAAAGGATGTAGCCGTTCTGGAATACCTGGTAGAACGCTCTGTAGAGCTGAAGACCAAGGTAGTACTGGAAGATGAATTTGAGCAGGCGTCTCGTCGCTGGCTCAACTTTGGCCACACCCTGGGGCATGCAGTAGAAAAAATTGAGAACATCGCCCATGGTAAAGCGGTGGCAATCGGGATGGTGGCAGCAGCCAAAATTTCTGAGAAGCTCTCTACTTTGCCAGTAGAACAAACAAACCGGTTGATCAGGCTGATCAATGATTACCAGTTGCCGGTGACCCTGACTTCCAACAAAGAAGAGATGTATGACATCTTCAAGCTGGATAAGAAAAGGGAAAAGGATGCGATCAATTTTGTGCTGCTGGAACAATTAGGTAGCGCGCATACAAAGGCTGTACCGCTGGCAACGCTGAAGCAGTTGCTGGAGGAGCTATAA